DNA sequence from the Paenibacillus physcomitrellae genome:
GAAAATTGTCTATGCACTTGAAAGCATAATGGCAGATGTATTCCCAGGCATGATCCTTGCTGGATGCTCTTATTATGGCGTAGGGATCTCGGACTGCATGAAGAACGGCGCTGATTCGGCTAGAAAAATCATTGATTTATTGAAGGATGGCTATTCTCCAACTAGTAAGCAAGGGGCATCAGATAATAGTTGATCAGGCTAAAGGGCAAATTTAGTTGAAGATTAATTAGGAGAGACCTTATCAAAAATAGGCGAAATTTCGTTTCGGATCTGGAAATATGATGAAAAACAATCAAATGAACAAAGTTTACTAAGCGGGCTCCTACGATCTTCACAGATGGATGCCGCGGTGCGATCTCCTTAATCTTGTCGACAACCTCTGTGTTCTTTCGGAAGTTGTCTCCTTGGAGATGGAGAAGAACTATCCCCCCCTCACAATTGGCCATTGCCTGGACGATTGCCAACGGAGCGCTGCCTATCCCGGGTACGAAGCGTATCAAGTACCTGGAGGAAAATGCAGCCGCGGCTGATATCCTTCTCACGAAGGAGGACCTCGAACGAATCGATCAGGTCAGCCCCAAGAATGTCGTACACGGCACGCGTTATATGAAAGAACAGATGACGCTGCTGGGCGGCTAGACTATAATCAGAAGAAGCAGGGGCCACGGGTTCCGTGGACCCTTTGCGATTGGATATTGTCTCAGGAGATTTGCAGCCATGCAGTCTAAAACTCATTTCTCAACACCTGAAGTTTTTCAAAATCTGAAACCGCGTTTTGCATCTGCAAAAACGAAGAATATAATGTATGGCATTTGTCCTGAGCTAGGGACAAAAATCATCTTCGATTTGTTTCTATGGTGCTATATTTGATGCTCTGGAGTAGAATCTGGATCGGCTACACTTAGTTGGACAGAAAAATTAGGGGCTAGTAGAATGAAACAATCACAATTAGGAGCGGATCTACTATGCCAAAAGAAAGACGTACATTTACAGCAGAATTTAAGAGACAAATGGTTCAGTTATATGAAAACGGGAAATCAAGAGCGGCTATTGTGAAAGAGTATGAGCTAAGCCCATCTGCTCTAGATCGCTGGATTAAACAAGCGAACACCTCGGGTTCCTTCGCTGAAAAGGATAACCGAACGGCAGAAGAAAACGAACTTATTGCTCTTCGCAAAGAACTTAAGCAGCTTCGAATGGAGAATGACATTTTAAAGCAAGCCGCGCTGATCATGGGACGAAAGTAAAGATCATAAAGCAAAATCGTGATAAATACTCGGTATCAGCAATGTGCAAAGTCCTACAAATCGCGAAAAGCACTTTTTACTATGAAGCGATTGATAAAGAAAACGAAGATGAAAGTATCCTTACGGAGACTATCGTCGAGATTTTCCAGAGCAACCGCAAAGCCTACGGAACACGGAAGATTAAAACGAAACTTCAGGAGCAAGGATACATCGTTTCCAGGCGCCGAATTGGACGGATTATGAAAGAGCAAGGCCTTGTGTCCACATACACAATCGCCCAGTATAAGCCGCATAAAACGGCTTGTAACGATGCAGAAACAGCTAATGTATTGAAGCGTGAGTTTGACCAAAAGGAAGCGAAACGCTTTGTCGTCAGCGATCTGACGTATGTGAAAGTCCAGCACAAGTGGCATTATATTTGCGTATTGATCGACTTATTTAACAGAGAAATCATTGGCCACAGTGCAGGTCCACGTAAGGACGCTGCTCTAATTTCCCGTGCCTTTGCCACAGTAGAAGGCGACTTAAGCGACATTCAGTGGTTCCAC
Encoded proteins:
- a CDS encoding aldo/keto reductase → MAIAWTIANGALPIPGTKRIKYLEENAAAADILLTKEDLERIDQVSPKNVVHGTRYMKEQMTLLGG
- a CDS encoding IS3 family transposase (programmed frameshift) gives rise to the protein MPKERRTFTAEFKRQMVQLYENGKSRAAIVKEYELSPSALDRWIKQANTSGSFAEKDNRTAEENELIALRKELKQLRMENDIFKASRADHGTKVKIIKQNRDKYSVSAMCKVLQIAKSTFYYEAIDKENEDESILTETIVEIFQSNRKAYGTRKIKTKLQEQGYIVSRRRIGRIMKEQGLVSTYTIAQYKPHKTACNDAETANVLKREFDQKEAKRFVVSDLTYVKVQHKWHYICVLIDLFNREIIGHSAGPRKDAALISRAFATVEGDLSDIQWFHTDRGSEFKNQNIDALLRTFNIGRSLSMKGCPYDNAVAEATYKVMKTEFINQMHFQSLHHLNVELYDYVNWFNRHRVHGSLGYMTPVQYKTTALKKVV